In Necator americanus strain Aroian chromosome IV, whole genome shotgun sequence, the following proteins share a genomic window:
- a CDS encoding hypothetical protein (NECATOR_CHRIV.G15627.T5), with protein MELWRRKVRACMSFPFLRRTSMGVSMDSGNTSLLHFGDIISLYTEENVDLRGFLSTLGLVDDRCIVELRDGRPESPPKKFRDCLFKVCPVNRYAAQKQFWTEQKRFLSGESTFDDDMMNKLRIAAEKEKEQNELEFRKTQGNVIQYGTTVQLLHVKSDKYVTVQKNSPAKCERNAMKVYLDRAGNEGSWFIIEPAYKHYVIGDSVAAGNKISLIPYSVNNQPSAGHVKHQLHLSHCLLKDHSTAAEVNCLNECTEWQVYMFLLFNENQPDIVKSGDVVRLFHADQQTFLTLDSVPKTCPPQDVVFLRMTNRPSAADATSSRALWEVQVVQKDAYRGGAAKWREYYRFKHLATDMYLTAVPATSPVKPAANGRRASLMHMKTKAEFLAPPTLYADGPESTEETSSSTYFLVPVKSDFPEADRKLLFSLDPGTMPKNKDVPTKSYVRLQHDATNTWVHATNASEKQNLYYSSKNEKGWVRVICENSRVDKETFALLPVSPNEVRDLDFANDACRALRNFIRHIKSGDPVTKELINVTIQLLIECIYFVTNTANHMMDPLQINDFSPSRDRQKLLREQEVLDQVFQLLKAPFMPRQGVTEIGPLLSSPSDLSEQRNEVFKTMFQLCYSLLRYSQVSYRKNQEFLAEKFGQIQEQIGFDLLAEDTMTAVLHNNPKLLEKYVKTPHIERFVELVRNNRLGKFLDYLADLCVCRGEANKKVQELICNSVLSERHRDIFMETKLINNEVNIGWMGQQLRSLVELAETATYSTADAEFLDYYRHQLDLLAQMCQEQQYLAIDPPPERKLLNISQQLPAELVLKCMSDARLPCEVRASFTRLMLHLHVVRGSPLSAIRHARLWADIPNEVKVQSYKTTSVEGYSDGGRVRVGDEFAINVLNTVENYLDSLRNSHPSGPVLQKDAASVSVNKLTHEMVTLAKALAQFGYYTFDNLLTLTENLLNIVDNSPHSAQTARTVSHGMTMIHRVTQSMIGGRSRVMNGPSKSTEKTTIEDTAKAKESRQLLVKTKLIVAEILQFVMDVRRDYRITMALSWFKQNFPCDEHGVLNQTANINERMAHELYEAIYQSSGHELHLDGGDGQLLLAILMQMTMSDYPPLTSIALKVLFRHFTQYQELLEDLKQVQLLVSSDDVENYRQVDRDLFILKNLTEKSELWVHGDRHHSVEGKDHDKDDRTTKMDFEEHELVTPKGFGTDESLKAVVDIIDEHYPTSRKDCLRLLNQLLISEDRNLASAALQEISDRTPLIAYPLIRQILVRLKKLCYKKDRPDGMNQQLLKNMRVYEVVLEFLSIPYDKKNDTEMPRLITLSHEFLRSFCKGNKENQSRLHKFISIEKDAKEGTLKVETVEEAATLVAIFRNNRELAANVSEDLIAHIVNLIEHKSRNAVFLELLQSLVCIHEKEIETSQDKVATEICAASDEVRALYVDNASFEQLEQMMQQAPPYLDNTHPLKYHIELVRLLALCTRGKNGSTELKCASEIPMDHIVRVVTSPSCLIEVKMAYFQFLLHCYIDTDAEMKDAYKPEYVDSLLHNMLEDVQKLQSELSKMTPHSSCAILEQYVCLTVTEILLKFFEKPYSEQAKVDIHAHKKMFTALLQHLSMLHAGSLKRSQSPKHWYRVDQCIKRLRKWAEENNIALPASVIMPPFTSTPTVKQRWQCAANSARFIGQQTLNMKNRANSLMMPGFSSTINQNEKVANVVTCYHMMIGEFKFYLLPLHSAEGSVLVDVLHTPDLLFPVGSALRDKCAKGGVVTKLIQHCKTLMQNKQDNLCTRVLQTLCRMCNGSRQNLSDQKGRFSMRSHRLGQKLRSKLLHRYFGTHGYLDGHSVDASGADGIKSPSQSEKEYEIALEERSLYDIQCRLNDAGASDLVIDIIINEPSREIFLKAIQLGKALLLEGNDKVQQSFYNRLKKKDTHEPFFKALSQRIQTAQNRLKSDMMSCNENKPKGAFSANASRRSSTVLTPVLEHGTHLPFPGALFNVNHMRHPSLSEISNHSHDLTNSVPDLSPYQDDERTNDALPPEVAIIEPILRVLQLLCENHNSLLQNFIRKQSDRANHNLVAETLSFLDTVCGSTKGSLGVFGEIGEHNFSLITQTLATLTEFCQGPCHENQNTMAMQENGLNIIISLVLNDIKPLADDHMELALEIKSQASKLLLAIMESRHDGENAERVLQNMDNTDGGPRQLVHAITQAYEMAHSKQYEISIMKKELLQRGTFQDHSRNVVSPLIKTEGVTLPEISVDASGTVSIHDDSKSEVKYVSEEASSVDPKEVGHNVYILAHQLARHSPELAQYLDPDDEKKSAKTRNALNFYKKHTAHIEIVRQDRTLERVVFPIHEVCSFLTKETKQNVYNNTERDNQGSKVTEFFDQWPALYQEMKWQRKLQDRPYLSACTQRLRLWGRLAFLFAVLVNTIIALYYPFETANTGLYVSNPFMYTSMVISVIFLYSQWDENSSLAKSSNIITAIAAVMFSVAILLISLLGVVPALYLIGLAQLANKCVHLVAYASNKGLEDKSWSVRLSDGELHYHIAYLVVCCSGLIIHPMLYCLLLFDIVASEETLRNVISSVTRNWQSIILTGLLALILVYVFSIIGYIFFQKDFVREVDLLESDPPVSLFVKNPDPEACPANGDCPPPASGQITVIEGKKENEEDSKIASCETLRMCIITTLNWGLRNGGGIGDVLRSVGPEENLFYYRIIYDLSFFVVLIVIVLNLIFGVIIDTFGDLRTEKNDKEDVLKNSCFICGLERGKFDNRSVTFEDHQAEEHNLWHYLYFIVWLQIKDETEFTGPESYVAQCIKDRNLDWFPRMQAISLQDGDSETDQPEIAAIREQLRVQNQAIRELTATIDDLRQFILELRG; from the exons GTATAGTAGAATTGCGAGATGGTCGGCCAGAGAGTCCTCCGAAGAAGTTTCGAG ATTGTTTGTTCAAAGTCTGTCCAGTGAATAGATATGCTGCACAAAAACAATTCTGGACAGAACAAAAGCGATTCCTCAGCGGTGAATCCACATTTGATGACGATATGATGAATAAACTACGCATAGCTGCAGAAAAG gaaaaagaacaaaatgagCTAGAATTCCGGAAAACACAAGGGAATGTTATACAGTATGGTACCACAGTTCAGCTCTTACATGTAAAGTCCGACAAATACGTTACTGTGCAGAAGAATTCACCAGCAAAATGTGAAAGGAACGCGATGAAG GTCTATCTTGATCGAGCTGGCAATGAAGGAAGCTGGTTTATCATTGAACCAGCTTATAAACATTACGTTATAGGAGACAGC GTCGCAGCTGGCAACAAGATTTCTTTGATACCGTACTCAGTAAATAATCAGCCTTCGGCGGGACACGTGAAACATCAGCTTCACCTGAGCCACTGTCTTCTCAAGGATCACTCGACAGCAGCTGAA GTGAACTGTTTGAACGAGTGCACAGAATGGCAAGTGTACATGTTTCTACTATTCAACGAGAACCAGCCGGATATTGTGAAATCG GGAGATGTGGTTCGTCTTTTTCACGCAGACCAGCAGACTTTCCTCACCTTAGACTCCGTACCAAAGACCTGCCCTCCTCAGGATGTGGTCTTTCTGAGAATGACAAATAGACCATCGGCAGCAGATGCGACAAGCTCGAGAGCGCTTTGGGAAGTGCAG GTAGTTCAAAAAGACGCGTATCGAGGTGGAGCTGCAAAATGGCGCGAATACTATCGTTTCAAACATCTGGCCACGGATATGTATTTAACAGCTGTTCCGGCTACATCTCCGGTAAAACCGGCGGCAAACGGAAGGAGAGCAAGTCTTATGCATATGAA GACGAAAGCCGAATTCCTTGCACCGCCCACACTTTACGCTGATGGACCAG aaaGCACTGAAGAAACTAGCTCTTCCACGTACTTTCTCGTTCCCGTCAAATCTGATTTCCCAGAAGCCGATAGgaaactgcttttttctctggatccTGGCACAATGCCAAAG AACAAGGATGTGCCTACTAAGTCCTACGTCCGCCTACAGCACGATGCAACAAATACTTGGGTGCATGCGACAAATGCTAGTGAGAAGCAGAACTTATACTACAGCAG caaaaacgaaaaagggtGGGTTCGAGTTATTTGTGAAAACAGCCGGGTGGACAAAGAAACTTTTGCCCTCCTGCCAGTATCACCTAATGAG GTTCGAGATCTGGACTTCGCAAACGACGCTTGCAGAGCATTGCGGAACTTTATACGTCACATCAAAAGCGGTGATCCAGTCACGAAAGAGTTGATCAA TGTCACAATACAACTTCTAATTGAATGTATCTATTTCGTCACGAACACCGCCAATCATATGATGGATCCGCTTCAAATCAATGATTTCTCACCATCCAGAGATCGTCAAAAGTTGTTAAGAGAGCAGGAAGTGCTCGATCAG GTATTCCAACTTCTGAAAGCACCGTTTATGCCTCGACAAGGCGTCACTGAGATTGGGCCATTGTTGAGTTCACCGTCGGATCTCAGTGAGCAACGTAATGAAGTGTTTAAGACAATGTTTCAGTTATGTTACAGTTTGTTGAG GTACTCTCAAGTCAGTTATCGAAAGAACCAGGAATTTCTTGCGGAGAAGTTTGGACAGATACAA GAACAAATAGGATTTGATCTACTCGCCGAGGACACCATGACGGCGGTACTGCACAACAATCCAAAACTACTCGAGAAATACGTGAAGACGCCGCACATCGAGCGTTTCGTCGAACTTGTTCGAAATAATCGTCTCGGAAA GTTTCTCGACTATCTGGCCGATTTATGCGTTTGTCGTGGTGAGGCGAACAAAAAAGTCCAGGAATTGATTTGCAACTCAGTGCTCAGCGAGAGGCATCGTGATATTTTCATGGAAACAAAGCTG ATCAACAACGAAGTTAATATTGGTTGGATGGGTCAGCAGCTTCGAAGTCTAGTAGAACTCGCCGAAACGGCCACTTACAGCACAGCAGATGCagaatttctggattactaCCG ACATCAGTTAGATCTACTTGCTCAAATGTGTCAGGAACAACAGTACCTGGCAATAGATCCGCCACCGGAACGAAAATTGCTGAACATCTCCCAGCAGCTTCCAGCAGAGCTTGTTCTGAA ATGTATGTCCGATGCAAGACTACCATGTGAAGTTCGGGCGTCGTTCACACGTCTAATGCTTCACTTACATGTAGTTCGCGGAAGTCCACTAAGTGCTATACGACATGCTCGACTATGGGCCGATATTCCGAACGAGGTCAAAGTGCAATC TTATAAGACCACATCTGTCGAAGGGTATAGTGATGGTGGACGAGTTCGAGTTGGAGACGAGTTCGCGATTAAT GTGTTGAATACTGTCGAAAATTACTTGGACTCGTTGAGAAACAGTCATCCATCTGGCCCGGTACTGCAAAAGGATGCAGCAAGTGTTTCTGTCAACAAACTCACACACGAG ATGGTGACCCTAGCAAAAGCTCTGGCTCAGTTTGGTTACTACACCTTTGACAATCTGCTTACTCTCACCGAAAATCTTCTGAACATTGTTGACAATAGCCCACATAGCGCACAAACAG CTCGAACTGTATCTCACGGTATGACAATGATACATCGTGTAACTCAATCCATGATTGGTGGAAGATCAAGAGTTATGAATGGACCATCAAAAAGTACTGAGAAGACCACCATAGAAGATACcgcaaaagcaaaagaaagtcGGCAGCTGCTGGTGAAGACAAAACTTATAGTGGCTGAAATACTGCAG TTTGTCATGGATGTCCGTCGGGACTATCGCATTACTATGGCACTGTCATGGTTCAAGCAGAATTTTCCATGCGATGAACATGGTGTGTTAAATCAAACTGCAA ATATCAATGAACGTATGGCACATGAATTATACGAAGCCATCTATCAATCGTCAGGACACGAGCTGCACCTGGATGGGGGCGATGGACAACTGTTACTGGCAATCCTTATGCAG atgACAATGTCCGACTATCCCCCACTTACCAGCATAGCACTAAAAGTGCTATTCCGACATTTCACCCAATATCAGGAGCTCCTCGAGGATTTGAAGCAG GTTCAATTGTTGGTGTCGTCAGACGACGTGGAGAACTATCGCCAAGTGGATCGGGACttgttcattttgaaaaatttgacagAAAAATCCGAGCTGTGGGTGCACGGCGATCGGCACCATTCCGTTGAAGGCAAAGATCATGATAAGGATGACAGGAC AACCAAAATGGATTTTGAAGAACATGAACTGGTTACGCCTAAAGGATTTGGAACGGATGAAAGTCTGAAGGCCGTGGTGGACATTATTGATGAACATTATCCAACTAGTCGTAAAGATTGTTTGAGGCTCTTGAACCAG TTATTAATTAGCGAAGACCGTAACCTTGCCTCCGCTGCGCTACAAGAAATCAGCGACCGCACCCCGCTGATAGCTTATCCGTTAATTCGTCAA ATCCTTGTTCGCCTCAAAAAGCTTTGCTATAAGAAAGATCGCCCAGATGGAATGAATCAACAATTGCTGAAAAATATGCGCGTCTACGAAGTTGTGCTTGAATTTTTGAGCATTCCATACGACAAG aaaaatgacaCAGAAATGCCACGATTGATCACCTTATCGCATGAATTCCTTCGTAGTTTTTGTAAGGGGAACAAAGAGAATCAAAGTCGATTGCATAAGTTTATCTCCATAGAAAAGGATGCCAAAGAGGGTACTTTAAAGGTGGAAACG GTAGAGGAGGCTGCCACCTTAGTAGCAATTTTCCGAAACAATCGTGAACTTGCTGCGAACGTCTCCGAGGATCTTATTGCGCATATTGTGAATCTTATCGAGCACAAG TCGCGGAACGCAGTATTCTTGGAGCTACTTCAATCGTTGGTATGCATCCACGAAAAAGAGATCGAAACAAGTCAGGACAAAGTCGCTACAGAA ATTTGTGCTGCTTCTGATGAAGTTCGTGCTCTCTACGTCGACAATGCATCATTCGAACAACTTGAGCAAATGATGCAGCAGGCTCCGCCTTATTTGGACAACACGCATCCATTGAAATATCATATTGAATTAGTTAG GTTGCTCGCATTGTGTACGCGTGGGAAGAACGGTAGCACAGAGCTGAAATGCGCTTCTGAGATTCCAATGGATCACATTGTACGAGTTGTCACATCTCCATCATGTCTAATAGAG GTGAAAATGGCGTATTTCCAATTTCTCCTTCACTGCTACATTGACACCGATGCGGAAATGAAAGATGCATACAAACCGGAGTATGTCGACTCACTTTTGCATAATATGCTGGAGGATGTtcagaaa CTTCAAAGCGAACTCTCAAAAATGACTCCGCATTCAAGTTGTGCAATATTGGAACAATATGTCTGCCTCACTGTCACCGAAATCCTACTGAAATTCTTCGAGAAGCCGTACAGTGAACAAGCAAAGGTTGACATTCAT GCACATAAGAAGATGTTCACTGCTCTGCTTCAACATCTGAGCATGCTTCATGCTGGTAGTTTGAAGAGGTCACAATCACCAAAGCATTGGTACCGTGTTGACCAATGTATTAAAAGATTGCGAAAATGGG ccgaAGAAAACAACATTGCCTTACCAGCAAGTGTCATTATGCCGCCTTTCACTTCTACACCAACCGTGAAGCAACGCTGGCAATGTGCAGCGAATTCGGCGAGATTTATTGGACAG CAAACGCTGAACATGAAAAATCGCGCCAACTCACTGATGATGCCCGGTTTTTCATCGACGATCAACCAGAACGAGAAGGTGGCAAACGTCGTCACATGCTACCAT ATGATGATTGGTGAATTCAAATTCTACCTTCTACCTCTGCATTCAGCCGAAGGAAGTGTTCTAGTCGATGTATTACATACGCCTGATCTGCTGTTCCCGGTAGGGTCAGCTCTGCGAGATAAGTGCGCCAAAGGTGGTGTAGTAACAAA gcTAATTCAACACTGCAAGACTTTGATGCAAAATAAACAAGACAATCTTTGCACTCGTGTTCTGCAAACGTTATGTCGAATGTGTAACGGATCAAGGCAGAACCTCAGCGATCAG AAAGGGCGATTTTCGATGCGCAGCCATCGACTG GGTCAAAAGCTACGCTCTAAACTGCTGCACAGATATTTCGGGACACATGGGTATCTAGACGGGCACTCCGTGGATGCAAGTGGAGCAGATGGGATCAAAT cCCCCAGCCAATCTGAAAAAGAGTACGAGATTGCATTGGAGGAACGTTCGTTGTACGATATCCAATGCCGCCTTAACGATGCGGGTGCGTCCGACCTCGTCATTGACATTATCATCAACGAGCCGAGCCGTGAAATCTTCCTCAAGGCCATACAACTTGGAAAAGCGTTACTTTTAGAAGGGAATGATAAG GTGCAACAATCGTTCTATAATCGCTTAAAGAAGAAAGACACTCACGAGCCCTTCTTCAAAGCACTTTCGCAACGGATTCAAACCGCACAAAATCGCCTGAAAAGCGATATGATGTCATGCAATGAAAATAAGCCTAAAGGAG CGTTCTCAGCTAATGCGAGTAGAAGAT CTTCAACCGTGCTAACTCCTGTGCTTGAACATGGAACTCATTTACCGTTCCCTGGAGCGCTTTTCAATGTCAATCACATGAGACATCCGTCTTTGTCAGAAATCTCCAATCACTCACATGACTTGACAAACAGTGTTCCAGACCTTTCTCCGTATCAAGACGATGAGAG GACTAATGATGCTCTTCCACCGGAAGTTGCTATAATCGAACCAATTCTGCGAGTTCTTCAACTGTTGTGTGAGAATCATAACAGTCTTCTACAGAACTTTATTCGAAAACAGTCGGATCGTGCTAATCACAATCTTGTAGCGGAAACACTCAGCTTCTTGGATACT GTATGTGGATCGACAAAAGGAAGCCTTGGCGTTTTTGGTGAGATTGGCGAGCATAACTTCAGTCTTATCACTCAAACACTGGCTACACTGACGGAATTCTGTCAGGGACCATGTCACGAGAATCAA AACACAATGGCTATGCAGGAAAATGGTCTGAATATTATCATTTCGTTGGTGCTTAATGACATAAAACCACTTGCTGATGACCACATGGAACTGGCACTGGAAATCAAA AGTCAGGCGTCAAAACTGCTCCTGGCCATCATGGAATCACGACATGACGGTGAAAATGCTGAGCGCGTGCTTCAGAATATGGACAATACTGATGGAGGTCCTCGCCAACTG GTGCATGCTATTACTCAAGCTTACGAAATGGCACACTCGAAGCAGTATGAAATTAGTATTATGAAAAAGGAGCTGCTACAGAGGGGCACTTTTCAAGATCATTCGAGAAATGTTGTTAGCCCATTGATAAAAACCGAAGGAG TTACTTTACCTGAAATCTCCGTGGACGCTTCCGGTACTGTGTCCATACACGATGATTCGAAATCCGAGGTGAAATATGTGTCTGAAGAAGCATCAAGTGTTGATCCAAAGGAG GTGGGGCATAACGTCTATATCCTCGCTCATCAATTGGCTAGACATAGTCCAGAACTGGCTCAATATCTTGACCCAGATGACGAAAAGAAATCCGCCAAAACGAGGAACGCCCTCAACTTCTATAAAAAGCACACAGCACATATCGAG ATTGTTCGCCAGGATCGCACTTTGGAACGTGTCGTATTTCCAATACATGAAGTTTGCTCGTTCCTTacaaaagaaacgaaacaaaatgtaTATAACAATACTGAACGAGATAACCAG gGATCAAAGGTGACTGAGTTTTTCGATCAATGGCCTGCTCTTTACCAGGAGATGAAGTGGCAACGCAAACTTCAAG ATCGACCATATCTGTCGGCATGTACCCAGCGCCTTCGACTTTGGGGTCGTCTAGCTTTTCTATTTGCTGTTCTAGTCAACACCATTATTGCTTTGTATTATCCATTTGAAACAGCTAATA CGGGTCTTTACGTGTCTAATCCTTTCATGTACACATCAATGGTGATTTCTGTAATATTTCTGTATTCACAATGGGACGAGAA CTCATCTTTGGCCAAGAGTTCGAATATAATTACGGCAATAGCTGCTGTGATGTTCAGTGTGGCAATATTGCTAATTTCGCTTCTCGGTGTAGTACCAGCTCTTTATCTAATAGGACTGGCACAG ttGGCTAACAAGTGCGTTCACCTCGTGGCATACGCTAGCAATAAAGGTTTAGAAGATAAATCATGGTCTGTTCGGCTATCCGATGGCGAATTGCACTACCACATCGCCTATCTTGTTGTTTGTTGCTCAGGTCTAATTATACACCCGATGCTTTATTGTCTGTTG CTGTTCGATATCGTCGCTAGCGAAGAGACTCTTAGAAATGTGATCAGTTCAGTCACAAGAAATTGGCAGTCCATTATCCTTACCGGCCTGCTGGCGTTAATTTTAGTCTATGTATTTTCAATCATTGGctacattttcttccaaaagg ACTTCGTTCGTGAAGTGGACTTGCTTGAATCTGATCCACCGGTGTCGTTGTTTGTGAAAAATCCGGATCCAGAAGCTTGTCCTGCGAACGGTGACTGTCCCCCTCCTGCATCTGGACAAATCACCGTGattgaaggaaagaaagaaaatg aagaagatAGTAAGATCGCTTCATGTGAAACTTTACGAATGTGTATAATCACAACACTAAATTGGGGACTACGGAATGGCGGTGGTATTGGTGATGTTTTGAGGAGTGTTGGTCCTGAG GAGAACCTTTTCTATTACCGGATTATCTACGATTTGTCTTTCTTCGTTGTTCTTATCGTCATTGttttaaatcttatttttgGTGTCATTATCGACACATTTGGAGATTTGAGGACGGAAAAGAATGATAAGGAAGATGTGTTGAAGAACAGTTGCTTTATATGTGGATTGGAGCGCGGGAA GTTCGACAATCGTTCGGTGACCTTCGAAGATCATCAAGCTGAAGAACACAACCTTTGGCACTATCTATACTTCATCGTATGGTTACAGATCAAGGATGAGACAGAATTTACGGGTCCAGAAAGCTATGTAGCACAATGTATCAAA GACCGTAACCTCGATTGGTTTCCGCGCATGCAAGCGATATCGTTGCAAGATGGTGACAGTGAAACTGATCAACCTGAAATCGCAGCGATACGCGAACAGCTACGGGTTCAAAATCAAGCTATTCGGGAGCTGACAGCAACGATAGACGACCTTAGACAG TTCATACTCGAGTTGAGAGGATAG